One stretch of Streptomyces sp. NBC_01142 DNA includes these proteins:
- a CDS encoding aldehyde dehydrogenase, which translates to MTELVEHGKLFIGGELTEPLGSDAIEVVSPHTEQVIGRVPHASRADVDRAVAVARKAFDEGSWPRMPLEERIAVVSRIKDGVAVRHEEIARSISSQNGSPYSWSVLAQALGAMMVWDAAITVARDFPHEEQRAGILGPILVRREPVGVVAAVVPWNVPQFTAAAKLAPALLAGCTVVLKPSPESPLDSYILGEIAQEAGLPEGVLSILPADREVSEYLVGHPGVDKVSFTGSVAAGRRVMEVASRNLTRVTLELGGKSAAVILPDADLETAVAGIVPAAWMNNGQACVAQTRILAPHSRYDEIAEAFAAAASALVVGDPLDPATQVGPLVAARQQQRSLDCIRIGQEEGAKILSGGGRPADLERGWYVEPTLFGGVDNSMRVAREEIFGPVICLLPYEDEGEAAAIANDSDYGLSGSVWTADVEHGIDFARRVRTGTYNVNTFSLDMLGPFGGYKNSGVGREFGPEGYGAYLEHKMIHLPAGYGGH; encoded by the coding sequence ATGACCGAGCTTGTCGAACACGGAAAGCTGTTCATCGGCGGGGAGTTGACCGAACCCCTCGGCAGCGATGCCATCGAGGTCGTCTCACCCCACACCGAGCAGGTCATCGGGCGGGTCCCCCATGCCTCGCGGGCGGATGTCGACCGGGCGGTGGCCGTCGCCCGCAAGGCCTTCGACGAGGGGTCCTGGCCGCGGATGCCGCTCGAGGAGCGCATCGCGGTGGTGAGCCGGATCAAGGACGGGGTCGCCGTACGGCACGAGGAGATCGCCCGCTCCATCAGCTCGCAGAACGGTTCCCCCTATTCCTGGAGCGTGCTCGCCCAGGCGCTCGGCGCGATGATGGTGTGGGACGCGGCGATCACGGTCGCGCGGGACTTTCCGCACGAGGAGCAGCGGGCCGGGATCCTCGGGCCGATCCTCGTACGGCGTGAGCCGGTGGGTGTCGTCGCGGCCGTCGTGCCGTGGAACGTCCCGCAGTTCACAGCGGCGGCCAAGCTGGCGCCCGCGCTGCTGGCCGGCTGCACGGTGGTGCTCAAGCCGTCGCCGGAGTCGCCCCTGGACTCGTACATCCTCGGTGAGATCGCGCAGGAGGCCGGGCTGCCCGAAGGCGTCCTGTCGATCCTGCCCGCGGACCGTGAGGTGAGCGAGTATCTGGTGGGGCACCCGGGCGTCGACAAGGTGTCCTTCACCGGTTCCGTCGCCGCGGGCAGGCGGGTCATGGAGGTCGCCTCGCGCAATCTCACCCGCGTCACGCTGGAGCTGGGCGGCAAGTCGGCGGCCGTGATCCTGCCCGACGCGGATCTGGAGACGGCGGTCGCCGGGATCGTCCCGGCCGCCTGGATGAACAACGGGCAGGCCTGCGTGGCCCAGACCCGTATCCTCGCGCCGCACAGCCGCTACGACGAGATCGCGGAGGCGTTCGCGGCGGCGGCGAGCGCGCTCGTCGTCGGGGACCCGCTGGACCCGGCCACCCAGGTCGGCCCGCTGGTGGCCGCCCGTCAGCAGCAGCGCTCGCTGGACTGCATCCGGATCGGCCAGGAGGAGGGCGCCAAGATCCTCAGCGGTGGCGGGCGTCCGGCGGACCTGGAGCGCGGCTGGTACGTCGAACCGACCCTCTTCGGCGGTGTCGACAACTCCATGCGCGTCGCCCGCGAGGAGATTTTCGGGCCGGTGATCTGCCTGCTGCCGTACGAGGACGAGGGCGAGGCGGCCGCGATTGCGAACGACTCCGACTACGGGCTCAGCGGCAGCGTGTGGACCGCCGACGTCGAGCACGGCATCGACTTCGCCCGTCGGGTCAGGACGGGCACGTACAACGTCAACACCTTCAGTCTCGACATGCTTGGGCCGTTCGGGGGCTACAAGAACTCCGGTGTGGGTCGGGAGTTCGGGCCCGAGGGGTACGGCGCGTACCTTGAGCACAAGATGATCCATCTGCCGGCAGGGTACGGAGGACACTGA
- a CDS encoding phosphotransferase enzyme family protein, which produces MQASEVPRAVAAAMSTASSLDLTVDDAIVLHDSNKLTLRLLPCDVLARVAPVAHQVAQFEVELAQRLAESGCPVAALEPRVEPRVHERDGFVVTLWTYYEPVTPREVSPAEYARALERLHAGMRKLDVPTPQFTDRVEQAQQLVANRDHTPALADADRELLGDTLRSLRRVIGERGGAEQLLHGEPHPGNVLTTKNGLLFIDLETCCRGPVEFDLAHAPEEVSEHYPGVDQDLLRECRILVLAMITAWRWDRGDQLPNGRRLGTEWLSRIRAALDRNGLDIHG; this is translated from the coding sequence ATGCAGGCGTCAGAGGTCCCGCGTGCGGTGGCCGCGGCCATGTCGACCGCCTCATCACTTGACCTGACAGTCGACGACGCGATCGTTCTTCATGACTCGAACAAGCTCACTCTGCGACTGCTGCCTTGTGACGTCCTGGCCCGGGTGGCACCTGTAGCGCATCAGGTCGCACAGTTCGAAGTCGAGCTTGCTCAGCGGCTCGCCGAATCCGGGTGCCCCGTGGCTGCCCTCGAGCCTCGAGTGGAGCCACGCGTCCATGAGCGTGATGGCTTCGTGGTCACGCTGTGGACCTACTACGAACCCGTGACACCGCGAGAGGTCTCACCAGCCGAATACGCCCGTGCGCTCGAGCGGCTGCATGCCGGCATGCGCAAGCTCGATGTCCCGACGCCGCAATTCACGGATCGAGTCGAGCAGGCTCAACAACTCGTGGCGAACCGAGACCACACTCCGGCGCTCGCCGACGCGGACCGGGAGCTGCTCGGCGACACGTTACGAAGCCTGAGACGAGTGATCGGCGAGCGCGGCGGCGCCGAGCAGCTGCTGCACGGCGAGCCGCACCCGGGCAACGTGCTCACCACGAAGAACGGGCTGCTGTTCATAGACCTTGAGACGTGTTGCCGTGGGCCCGTCGAATTCGACCTCGCCCATGCGCCCGAAGAAGTCAGCGAGCACTATCCGGGTGTCGATCAAGACTTGCTGCGCGAGTGCCGGATCCTCGTGCTGGCGATGATCACAGCGTGGCGCTGGGATCGAGGCGACCAACTCCCCAACGGGCGCCGGCTGGGCACAGAGTGGCTCAGCCGGATCCGAGCAGCACTCGATCGCAACGGCCTGGATATCCATGGCTGA
- a CDS encoding prenyltransferase/squalene oxidase repeat-containing protein: MTVRRSAALLAASAVLCVAAAPASFAAPTPTPSAPALPAGLYGKGDPTYDGVWRQSLALLAQDTVGVKPAAKAVDWLTGQQCDSGGFPSYRADAAKACDAKLPLDSNATAAAVQALAALGGQDATVKKTVGWLKSVQNEDGGWGYNPGGASDANSTSIVIGALAAAGEKPDAVKSKGGKTPYDSLLTFAKPCGGKDAGAFVYQQKSPGMIADSTAAAVLAAQGKGLVVTAGTKDAKGTVCEKATTVEGAGHNGAAYLAAALAKTGHLNTPPMPGATDPAEKPDFGNTADAVVALSAQGLTDEAKKPLEWLQKNAPAWARETGPAAYAQLVLAAHATGADPKSFGGADLVSGLNATGPAPEKPAADEKKDKDKKDSDGSGMGLWWIVGAFFAASVGAGFLLSGRRKNRQR, encoded by the coding sequence ATGACCGTTCGCCGCAGCGCAGCCTTGCTCGCCGCATCCGCCGTACTCTGCGTGGCCGCTGCCCCCGCCTCCTTCGCGGCACCGACCCCGACTCCCTCCGCCCCCGCGCTGCCCGCCGGCCTGTACGGCAAGGGCGACCCGACGTACGACGGGGTCTGGCGGCAGTCGCTGGCCCTGCTCGCGCAGGACACGGTCGGCGTCAAGCCCGCCGCGAAGGCCGTGGACTGGCTGACCGGGCAGCAGTGCGACAGCGGCGGCTTCCCCTCGTACCGCGCCGACGCGGCCAAGGCCTGCGACGCCAAGCTGCCGCTGGACTCCAACGCCACCGCGGCCGCCGTGCAGGCTCTCGCCGCACTGGGCGGCCAGGACGCCACCGTGAAGAAGACCGTCGGCTGGCTGAAGTCCGTGCAGAACGAGGACGGCGGCTGGGGCTACAACCCGGGCGGCGCCAGCGACGCCAACTCCACCTCCATAGTGATCGGCGCGCTCGCCGCCGCCGGCGAGAAGCCGGACGCGGTGAAGTCGAAGGGCGGCAAGACGCCGTACGACTCGCTGCTGACGTTCGCGAAGCCGTGCGGCGGGAAGGACGCCGGAGCCTTTGTGTACCAGCAGAAGTCGCCCGGCATGATCGCCGACTCCACGGCGGCGGCGGTGCTCGCCGCGCAGGGCAAGGGCCTGGTCGTGACCGCCGGGACGAAGGACGCCAAGGGGACGGTCTGCGAGAAGGCGACAACGGTGGAGGGCGCGGGCCACAACGGCGCCGCGTACCTCGCGGCCGCGCTGGCCAAGACCGGCCACCTCAACACGCCGCCGATGCCCGGCGCCACCGACCCGGCCGAGAAGCCCGACTTCGGGAACACGGCGGACGCAGTCGTCGCGCTGTCCGCGCAGGGGCTGACCGACGAGGCGAAGAAGCCGCTCGAGTGGCTGCAGAAGAACGCGCCGGCCTGGGCGAGGGAGACCGGCCCGGCCGCGTACGCCCAGCTGGTGCTGGCCGCGCACGCCACCGGCGCCGACCCGAAGAGCTTCGGCGGTGCGGACCTGGTCTCGGGGCTGAACGCGACCGGGCCCGCGCCGGAGAAGCCGGCCGCGGACGAGAAGAAGGACAAGGACAAGAAGGACAGCGACGGCTCCGGCATGGGGCTGTGGTGGATCGTGGGCGCGTTCTTCGCCGCGAGCGTCGGCGCCGGTTTCCTCCTGAGCGGCCGCCGGAAGAACCGGCAGCGGTGA
- a CDS encoding energy-coupling factor transporter transmembrane component T → MPSALRAPVAGRSNALHAGAWWLWALGLATAASRTTNPLLLGLLVGVAGYVVAARRTDAPWARSYGAFVKLGLVVIAIRVLFSVVLGSPIPGTHVLFALPEVPLPDWARGVRIGGRVSAEQLVFALYDGAKLATLLICVGAANALANPARLLKSLPGALYEVGVAVVVAMTFAPNMVADVVRLRTARRLRGRPTGGIKAIVQIGLPVLEGALERSVAVAASMDARGYGRMADVPPAVRRTTTVLTLGGLLGVCAGSYGLLDATGLGYGVPLLVAGLLAAAGGLWLGGRRSVRTRYRPDRWDLRSWLVAGSGVAVGALMIRAGTSAPEALHPGVVPLIAPTLPLWPAASILVGLLPAFIAPVPQGPKESTP, encoded by the coding sequence GTGCCCTCCGCGCTGCGTGCGCCCGTCGCCGGCAGAAGCAACGCCCTGCACGCCGGGGCCTGGTGGCTGTGGGCCCTCGGGCTGGCCACCGCCGCGTCGCGGACCACCAATCCGCTCCTCCTCGGGCTCCTCGTCGGCGTCGCGGGGTACGTCGTCGCCGCCCGCCGTACCGATGCGCCCTGGGCCCGTTCGTACGGAGCGTTCGTCAAACTCGGGCTCGTCGTCATCGCCATCCGCGTCCTCTTCTCCGTCGTCCTCGGCTCGCCGATCCCCGGTACGCACGTCCTGTTCGCCCTCCCCGAAGTCCCGCTGCCCGACTGGGCGCGCGGCGTACGGATCGGCGGCCGGGTCTCCGCCGAGCAGCTGGTCTTCGCGCTGTACGACGGTGCCAAGCTCGCCACCCTCCTGATCTGCGTGGGCGCGGCCAACGCCCTCGCCAACCCGGCCCGGCTGCTCAAGTCCCTGCCGGGCGCCCTGTACGAGGTAGGGGTCGCCGTCGTCGTCGCCATGACCTTCGCGCCGAACATGGTCGCCGACGTGGTCCGGCTCCGTACCGCCCGCCGTCTGCGCGGCCGCCCCACCGGCGGCATCAAGGCGATCGTCCAGATCGGACTGCCGGTCCTGGAGGGCGCGTTGGAGCGGTCGGTCGCGGTCGCCGCCTCGATGGACGCGCGCGGGTACGGGCGGATGGCCGATGTCCCGCCCGCCGTCCGCCGCACCACGACCGTCCTCACCCTCGGCGGTCTCCTCGGCGTCTGCGCCGGTTCGTACGGGTTGCTCGACGCGACGGGCCTCGGCTACGGGGTGCCATTGCTGGTCGCCGGTCTCCTCGCGGCGGCGGGCGGCCTGTGGCTCGGCGGCCGCCGCTCCGTACGGACCCGCTACCGCCCCGACCGCTGGGACCTCAGGTCCTGGCTCGTGGCCGGATCCGGCGTGGCCGTCGGGGCGCTGATGATCCGGGCGGGGACATCCGCCCCGGAGGCCCTGCACCCCGGTGTCGTACCGCTGATCGCGCCGACGCTGCCGCTGTGGCCCGCGGCGAGCATCCTCGTCGGCCTGCTGCCCGCTTTCATCGCCCCCGTGCCCCAGGGACCCAAGGAGTCGACCCCGTGA
- a CDS encoding glycosyltransferase family 4 protein, translating into MTAEAIEAGPRAGTSGGGDAPLRIALLTYKGNPFCGGQGVYVRHLSRELARLGHSVEVIGAQPYPVLDEGVPLTELGSLDLYRSPDPFRTPKRGEYRDWVDALEVATMWTGGFPEPLTFSLRARRHLAARRGEFDVIHDNQTLGYGLLADLGAPLVTTIHHPITVDRQLELDAAENWKRRASVRRWYGFTRMQKRVARRLPSVLTVSGSSQQEIVDHLGVRPDRVHVVHIGADTDLFSPHPAVAEVPGRIVTTSSADVPLKGLVHLVEALAKLRTENPAAHLVVVGRRAEDGPVAQLIERYGLQDAVEFVKGITDAELVDLVRSAQIACVPSLYEGFSLPAAEAMATGTPLVATTGGAIPEVAGPDGETCLAVPPGDAGALAAALGRLLGDEELRVRLGAAGRERVLARFTWARAAQGTAELYREAIAARAGRSVAGHPGRSAAQGVAR; encoded by the coding sequence GTGACCGCTGAGGCCATAGAGGCCGGGCCCCGCGCGGGCACGTCCGGCGGCGGTGACGCTCCGCTGCGCATCGCGCTCCTCACCTACAAGGGGAACCCGTTCTGCGGCGGCCAGGGCGTCTATGTACGGCACCTTTCGCGCGAGCTCGCCCGCCTCGGCCACAGCGTCGAGGTGATCGGCGCCCAGCCCTATCCCGTACTCGACGAAGGTGTGCCGCTCACCGAGCTCGGCAGCCTCGACCTGTACCGGAGCCCGGACCCCTTCCGTACGCCGAAACGCGGCGAGTACCGCGACTGGGTGGACGCGCTCGAGGTCGCCACCATGTGGACCGGCGGGTTTCCCGAACCGCTGACCTTCTCGCTGCGCGCCCGCCGTCATCTGGCCGCGCGCCGCGGCGAGTTCGACGTCATCCACGACAACCAGACGCTGGGCTACGGGCTCCTCGCCGACCTCGGCGCGCCGCTCGTCACCACCATCCACCACCCCATCACCGTCGACCGGCAGCTGGAGCTGGACGCCGCCGAGAACTGGAAGCGCCGCGCGTCCGTGCGCCGCTGGTACGGCTTCACCCGTATGCAGAAGCGCGTCGCGCGCCGGCTTCCGTCCGTGCTCACCGTCTCCGGCTCCTCGCAGCAGGAGATCGTCGACCACCTCGGCGTACGGCCCGACCGCGTCCATGTGGTGCACATCGGAGCCGACACCGACCTCTTCTCGCCCCATCCGGCGGTCGCCGAGGTCCCGGGCCGGATCGTCACCACCTCCAGCGCGGACGTCCCGCTCAAGGGCCTCGTCCATCTCGTCGAGGCGCTCGCGAAGCTCCGTACGGAGAACCCCGCCGCCCATCTCGTCGTCGTCGGCAGGCGCGCCGAGGACGGACCGGTCGCACAGCTCATCGAGCGCTACGGCCTCCAGGATGCCGTCGAGTTCGTCAAGGGCATCACCGACGCCGAACTGGTCGACCTGGTGCGCAGCGCGCAGATCGCCTGTGTGCCGTCCCTGTACGAGGGCTTCTCGCTGCCCGCCGCCGAGGCGATGGCCACCGGCACGCCGCTGGTCGCGACGACGGGCGGTGCGATCCCGGAGGTCGCGGGCCCGGACGGCGAGACCTGTCTGGCCGTGCCGCCGGGCGACGCGGGGGCGCTCGCCGCGGCGCTCGGGCGCCTGCTGGGTGACGAGGAGCTGCGCGTACGGCTCGGTGCGGCGGGCCGGGAGCGGGTGCTGGCGCGTTTCACCTGGGCCAGGGCCGCCCAGGGCACGGCCGAGTTGTATCGCGAGGCCATCGCCGCCCGGGCGGGTCGTTCCGTGGCCGGGCATCCGGGCCGCTCCGCGGCCCAAGGGGTTGCCCGATGA
- a CDS encoding TetR family transcriptional regulator has translation MTAEAKSPVPASPPLTERQEARRRRILHASAQLASRGGFDAVQMREVAESSSVALGTLYRYFPSKIHLLVATMQDQLQHLHTTLRKRPPGGDSAAERVAETLMRAFRALQREPQLADAMVRALTFADRSVSPEVDTVSRQTTAIILDAMGLENPTPEQLSAVRVIEHTWHSALITWLSGRASIAQVKIDIEMVCRLIDLTTPATATTPVSSPAPAPTAPAKGRGRG, from the coding sequence ATGACCGCGGAAGCCAAGTCGCCGGTGCCGGCGTCGCCGCCCCTGACGGAACGCCAGGAGGCGCGCCGCCGTCGCATCCTGCACGCCAGTGCCCAGCTGGCCAGCCGGGGCGGCTTCGACGCCGTGCAGATGCGTGAGGTCGCCGAGTCGTCGAGCGTCGCGCTCGGCACGCTCTACCGCTACTTCCCTTCCAAGATCCATCTGCTGGTCGCCACCATGCAGGACCAGCTCCAGCACCTGCACACGACGCTGCGGAAGCGGCCCCCGGGCGGGGACAGCGCGGCGGAGCGGGTCGCCGAGACGCTGATGCGGGCCTTCCGGGCGCTCCAGCGCGAGCCGCAGCTGGCGGACGCGATGGTGCGGGCGCTGACTTTCGCGGACCGCAGCGTCAGCCCCGAGGTGGACACCGTCTCCCGTCAGACGACGGCGATCATTCTCGACGCCATGGGGCTGGAGAACCCGACGCCCGAGCAGCTCTCCGCGGTGCGGGTGATCGAGCACACCTGGCACTCCGCGCTGATCACCTGGCTGTCGGGGCGCGCCTCGATCGCCCAGGTGAAGATAGACATCGAGATGGTGTGCAGGCTGATCGACCTGACGACACCGGCGACTGCGACGACACCGGTCTCGTCGCCCGCTCCGGCGCCGACCGCGCCCGCAAAGGGGCGCGGGCGGGGCTGA
- a CDS encoding class I SAM-dependent methyltransferase, translating into MLTVDFSRFPLAPGDRVLDLGCGAGRHAFECYRRGAQVVALDQNGEEIREVAKWFAAMKEAGEAPEGATATAMEGDALNLPFPDESFDVVIISEVMEHIPDDKGVLAEMVRVLRPGGRIAVTVPRYGPEKVCWALSDAYHEVEGGHIRIYKADELLGRMREAGLKPYGTHHAHALHSPYWWLKCAFGVDNDKALPVRAYHKLLVWDIMKKPLVTRLAEQALNPVVGKSFVAYATKPHLPAVAAK; encoded by the coding sequence GTGCTGACCGTCGACTTCTCCCGCTTCCCGCTCGCCCCGGGCGACCGCGTGCTCGACCTGGGCTGCGGCGCAGGCCGGCACGCGTTCGAGTGCTACCGGCGCGGCGCCCAGGTCGTGGCCCTCGACCAGAACGGCGAGGAGATCCGCGAGGTCGCCAAGTGGTTTGCCGCGATGAAGGAGGCAGGGGAGGCCCCGGAGGGTGCCACCGCCACCGCCATGGAGGGTGACGCGCTCAATCTGCCCTTCCCCGACGAGTCCTTCGACGTCGTGATCATCTCCGAGGTGATGGAGCACATCCCCGACGACAAGGGCGTGCTCGCCGAGATGGTGCGGGTGCTCAGGCCCGGCGGGCGGATCGCCGTCACCGTGCCGCGCTACGGCCCCGAGAAAGTCTGCTGGGCGCTGAGCGACGCGTACCACGAGGTCGAGGGCGGCCACATCCGTATCTACAAGGCCGACGAGCTGCTCGGCAGGATGAGGGAAGCCGGCCTCAAGCCGTACGGCACGCACCACGCGCATGCGCTGCACTCGCCGTACTGGTGGCTCAAGTGCGCCTTCGGCGTGGACAACGACAAGGCCCTGCCGGTGCGTGCCTACCACAAGCTGCTGGTCTGGGACATCATGAAGAAGCCCCTGGTCACGCGGCTCGCCGAGCAGGCGCTGAACCCGGTGGTCGGCAAGAGCTTCGTGGCGTACGCGACCAAGCCCCACCTGCCTGCGGTGGCCGCCAAGTGA
- a CDS encoding MBL fold metallo-hydrolase, which produces MTQVTDHGAGVWSIEVPIPDNPLGHTLVHLLETGRGPVLIDTGWDDPASWDTLVAGLGALDVSVADIHGVVITHHHPDHHGLSGQVREASGAWIAMHAADSAVVRRTREAEPGLWLDYLADKLARAGAPEEHTAPLRTARAAGRTSRLPGLRAALPDREIVPGELLDLAGRRLRAVWTPGHTPGHVCLHLEEAHPANRPGNGRLFSGDHLLPEITPHIGLYEDPDDATVTDPLGDYLDSLERIGRLAPAEVLPAHQYAFPDAAGRVQELLAHHEDRLTGLLALLAEPLTPWQVAERMEWNRPWGQIPYGSRNIAVSEAEAHLRRLVKLGRAEALAGSVPTAYVAL; this is translated from the coding sequence ATGACTCAGGTGACCGATCACGGCGCAGGCGTCTGGTCCATCGAGGTGCCCATCCCGGACAACCCCCTCGGTCACACCCTGGTCCACCTGCTCGAGACCGGCCGCGGCCCCGTGCTCATCGACACCGGCTGGGACGACCCGGCCTCCTGGGACACCCTCGTCGCCGGGCTGGGCGCCCTCGACGTCTCCGTCGCCGACATCCACGGGGTGGTCATCACCCATCACCATCCCGACCACCACGGCCTCTCCGGGCAGGTCCGCGAAGCCTCGGGCGCCTGGATCGCGATGCACGCCGCCGACAGCGCGGTCGTACGCCGTACCCGGGAGGCCGAACCGGGCCTCTGGCTGGACTACTTGGCGGACAAACTCGCCAGGGCCGGTGCCCCCGAGGAGCACACCGCCCCGCTGCGTACCGCCCGTGCAGCGGGCCGGACGAGCAGGCTGCCCGGCCTGCGGGCGGCCCTGCCCGACCGGGAGATCGTTCCCGGCGAACTGCTCGATCTGGCGGGCCGCCGGCTGCGCGCCGTCTGGACCCCTGGCCACACCCCCGGCCATGTCTGCCTCCACCTCGAAGAGGCTCACCCGGCGAACAGACCCGGCAACGGCCGCCTCTTCTCCGGTGATCACCTGCTCCCCGAGATCACCCCGCACATAGGGCTCTACGAGGACCCGGACGACGCCACGGTCACCGACCCCCTCGGTGACTACCTCGACTCGCTCGAGCGCATCGGCCGCCTCGCCCCCGCCGAGGTGCTCCCGGCGCACCAGTACGCCTTCCCGGACGCGGCGGGCCGGGTGCAGGAGCTGCTCGCCCACCACGAGGACCGGCTGACCGGTCTGCTCGCGCTGCTGGCCGAGCCGCTCACGCCCTGGCAGGTCGCCGAGCGGATGGAGTGGAACCGGCCCTGGGGACAGATCCCGTACGGGTCCCGGAACATCGCGGTCTCGGAGGCCGAAGCGCATCTGCGGCGGCTGGTGAAGCTGGGGCGGGCGGAGGCTCTGGCGGGCAGCGTCCCGACGGCGTACGTGGCCCTCTGA
- a CDS encoding ferredoxin — MGDRWHVEVDRSVCIGSGMCVGHAPDGFRLDTARQSHPQADDADANEQILAAAENCPVEAITVTLLDGGEPVFPPED, encoded by the coding sequence ATGGGAGACCGCTGGCACGTCGAGGTGGACCGGAGCGTCTGCATCGGATCGGGTATGTGCGTGGGTCACGCCCCGGACGGGTTCCGGCTGGACACCGCGCGGCAGTCGCACCCGCAGGCGGACGACGCCGACGCCAACGAGCAGATCCTCGCCGCGGCGGAGAACTGCCCGGTCGAGGCGATCACCGTCACCCTGCTGGACGGTGGGGAGCCGGTCTTCCCGCCCGAGGATTAG
- a CDS encoding SCO2322 family protein: protein MRTRLLSLVLALGAALTVLGAGPAQAAGYRYWSFWESSGGKWTYATQGPATAKPSDGSVHGFRFSVSEDSGDSAQPRTAPDFEAICGRTPPRDSTKRIALVIDPGTPADAPEGEKPPASRTVCAQVGEDATSAEALAAVAKPLRYNSGALLCGITGYPESGCGEQVAAGKPTGTPSASDANADAGSATDSASGSGSAAESASDKGGPAVGIIAGIAAVLGLGAAAVWQSRRRRG from the coding sequence ATGCGTACCCGGCTCCTCTCCCTCGTCCTCGCGCTCGGCGCCGCGCTCACGGTGCTGGGCGCGGGGCCGGCGCAGGCCGCCGGCTACCGGTACTGGTCGTTCTGGGAGAGCAGCGGCGGGAAGTGGACGTACGCCACTCAGGGCCCGGCCACCGCGAAGCCGTCCGACGGCTCCGTGCACGGCTTCCGGTTCTCGGTGAGCGAGGACAGCGGGGACTCGGCGCAGCCGCGTACGGCCCCCGACTTCGAGGCGATCTGCGGCCGGACGCCCCCGAGGGACAGCACCAAGCGGATCGCGCTCGTCATCGACCCCGGTACTCCGGCCGACGCACCGGAGGGCGAGAAGCCGCCCGCGTCACGGACGGTGTGTGCGCAGGTCGGCGAGGATGCGACCAGCGCGGAGGCGCTGGCGGCGGTGGCGAAGCCGCTGCGCTACAACAGCGGGGCGCTGCTCTGCGGCATCACCGGCTACCCGGAGTCGGGCTGCGGCGAACAGGTCGCGGCCGGGAAGCCCACGGGGACGCCTTCGGCATCGGACGCCAACGCGGACGCCGGCTCGGCCACGGATTCGGCCTCGGGCTCGGGTTCGGCTGCGGAGTCGGCTTCGGACAAGGGCGGCCCGGCGGTCGGGATCATCGCCGGCATCGCGGCGGTTCTGGGCCTCGGCGCCGCGGCGGTATGGCAGTCACGCCGCCGCCGCGGATGA
- a CDS encoding prenyltransferase has product MTTPGRTEHLVLPGVLTAEEAARTVAGILAVQREDGAIPWFRGHHLDPWDHTEAAMALDAAGEHEAAARAYEWLMRHQNEDGSWYAAYHDGEADRPTDLGRESNFCAYIAVGVWHHFLATGDEMFLERMWPAVFAAIEFVLGLQQPGGQIGWKREADGTPVNDALLTGSSSVHQALRCALAIAEEREEPQPDWELAAGALAHAICRHPERFLDKNRYSMDWYYPVLGGALTGAEATSRIEDGWDRFVVPGLGVRCVLPNPWVTGGESCELALALWVMGESDRALEILQSIQHLRAEDGMYWTGYVFEGERAVWPEELTTWTAGSLLLAVAALGGDEATTAVFGGERLPRGLAPDCC; this is encoded by the coding sequence GTGACAACTCCGGGACGTACGGAACATCTCGTCCTGCCCGGGGTCCTCACCGCGGAGGAGGCTGCCCGGACCGTCGCCGGGATACTCGCCGTGCAGCGTGAGGACGGCGCGATCCCCTGGTTCCGCGGCCATCACCTGGATCCGTGGGACCACACCGAGGCTGCCATGGCGCTGGACGCGGCGGGCGAGCACGAGGCCGCGGCCCGCGCGTACGAGTGGCTGATGCGGCATCAGAACGAGGACGGGTCCTGGTACGCCGCGTACCACGACGGCGAGGCGGACCGGCCCACCGACCTGGGCCGCGAGTCCAACTTCTGCGCGTACATCGCCGTCGGCGTCTGGCACCACTTCCTGGCCACCGGCGACGAGATGTTCCTCGAACGGATGTGGCCGGCGGTCTTCGCCGCGATCGAGTTCGTGCTGGGGCTTCAGCAGCCCGGGGGTCAGATCGGCTGGAAGCGCGAGGCGGACGGCACGCCGGTCAACGACGCGCTGCTGACCGGCAGTTCGTCGGTCCACCAGGCACTGCGCTGCGCGCTGGCGATCGCAGAGGAGCGCGAAGAGCCGCAGCCCGACTGGGAGCTGGCGGCGGGCGCACTCGCCCATGCGATCTGCCGGCACCCGGAGCGCTTCCTCGACAAGAACCGCTACTCCATGGACTGGTACTACCCGGTGCTCGGCGGCGCGCTGACGGGCGCGGAGGCCACCTCCCGTATCGAGGACGGCTGGGACCGCTTCGTGGTCCCCGGGCTCGGCGTACGGTGCGTGCTGCCCAACCCGTGGGTCACGGGCGGCGAGAGCTGCGAACTCGCCCTGGCCCTGTGGGTGATGGGCGAGTCCGACCGGGCGCTGGAGATCCTGCAGTCCATCCAGCATCTGCGCGCCGAGGACGGCATGTACTGGACGGGGTACGTCTTCGAGGGCGAACGGGCCGTGTGGCCGGAGGAGCTCACCACCTGGACGGCAGGCTCGCTGCTGCTGGCGGTGGCCGCGCTCGGGGGGGACGAGGCGACGACGGCGGTGTTCGGGGGCGAGCGGCTGCCGCGGGGCCTGGCGCCGGACTGCTGCTAG